A stretch of the Aegilops tauschii subsp. strangulata cultivar AL8/78 chromosome 4, Aet v6.0, whole genome shotgun sequence genome encodes the following:
- the LOC109763838 gene encoding uncharacterized protein, with protein sequence MLRCDGDRVVIVGGGIAGALLAKTLQNHADVVLIDPKEYFEIPWANVRAKVEPTVVERTVIPHADYLTDAKVVTASAVGVDDSVVLTSIGRTVGYDFLVIATGRTCTRPQSRSDRLEMFHRDKDRIAAASSVLIIGGGPIGVELAAEIIMDSPDKRVTLVHGGPRLLMVMSPRASAKALEWLRSKNVTVLLDQTIDIDLAGTGDGYDGQRDFTTSAGETVSADCHFVCTGRPVASGWLRGTFLGEYIDADGRLVVDEHLRVGRLKNVFAIGDITDVPEAKQGYLAQRHAMVVSRNLRLLLRSAGPEHKLHRYKASKAAITVTLGRRDAVSELPFMSLIGHIPGVVKPRDLYVSRTRRMMGIKGKNGES encoded by the exons ATGCTGCGGTGCGACGGCGACCGCGTAGTCATTGTCGGCGGTGGCATCGCCGGCGCCCTCCTCGCCAAGACGCTCCAAAACCACGCCGACGTGGTCCTCATCGACCC GAAGGAGTACTTCGAGATCCCGTGGGCGAACGTGCGCGCCAAGGTGGAGCCGACGGTGGTGGAGCGCACCGTGATCCCGCACGCGGACTACCTCACCGACGCCAAGGTAGTGACGGCGTCGGCGGTCGGCGTCGATGACTCCGTCGTTCTCACCTCCATCGGTCGCACCGTAGGCTACGACTTCCTGGTCATCGCCACGGGCCGCACCTGCACCCGCCCCCAGAGCCGCTCCGACCGACTCGAGATGTTCCACCGCGACAAGGACCGGATCGCCGCCGCGAGCTCCGTGCTCATCATCGGCGGCGGGCCCATCGGGGTCGAGCTCGCGGCGGAGATCATCATGGACAGCCCCGACAAACGCGTCACCCTCGTCCACGGCGGGCCTCGGCTGCTCATGGTGATGAGCCCCCGCGCGTCGGCCAAGGCGCTCGAGTGGCTCCGGTCCAAGAACGTCACCGTGCTGCTGGACCAGACCATCGACATAGACCTCGCCGGCACCGGCGACGGTTACGACGGACAGCGCGACTTCACGACGTCCGCCGGGGAGACGGTGTCCGCCGACTGCCACTTCGTGTGCACGGGCCGGCCCGTCGCGTCCGGGTGGCTGCGGGGCACGTTCCTCGGGGAATACATCGACGCCGACGGCAGGCTGGTGGTGGACGAGCACCTGCGCGTGGGCAGGCTCAAGAACGTGTTCGCCATCGGCGACATCACCGACGTGCCGGAGGCGAAGCAGGGGTACCTGGCGCAGCGGCACGCCATGGTGGTGTCCCGGAACCTGCGTCTGCTGCTCAGGTCCGCCGGGCCGGAGCATAAGCTGCACCGATACAAGGCTTCGAAGGCCGCCATCACCGTCACGCTCGGCCGccgcgacgcggtgtcggagctGCCGTTCATGTCGCTCATCGGCCACATCCCCGGCGTCGTCAAGCCACGGGACCTCTACGTGTCGCGGACGCGAAGGATGATGGGGATAAAAGGTAAGAACGGGGAATCCTGA
- the LOC109763846 gene encoding pentatricopeptide repeat-containing protein At5g15340, mitochondrial-like — protein sequence MRRHYAELLRRAASLPSLSLVASLHAAALRRGAVLVPSLIHAYSACGDPASALSVFDGLPAQERTLSARTALASAMSAHGRCRDVLGLFRGREGEMDDKAVTVVLAACARAGMVSEGREVFARVRRPALQHYTCMVEMLGRAGEVEEAEGLLARMEARPDRVICMVLLAACRAHGRVDVAERVARLMSEYGIV from the coding sequence ATGCGGCGGCACTACGCCgagctcctccgccgcgccgcctcgctGCCGTCTCTCTCGCTGGTGGCCTCCCTCCACGCCGCCGCGCTCCGCCGAGGCGCGGTCCTCGTCCCCTCGCTCATCCACGCCTATTCCGCCTGCGGCGACCCAGCCTCCGCGCTCAGCGTGTTCGACGGATTGCCCGCACAGGAGCGGACGCTCTCTGCGCGCACCGCGCTGGCCAGCGCCATGTCCGCGCACGGCAGGTGCCGGGATGTGCTCGGCCTGTTCCGCGGACGGGAGGGGGAGATGGACGACAAGGCGGTGACGGTGGTCCTCGCCGCGTGCGCTAGGGCCGGGATGGTCAGTGAGGGGAGGGAAGTCTTCGCGAGGGTCAGGAGGCCAGCATTGCAGCACTACACGTGCATGGTGGAGATGCTCGGACGTGCCGGGGAGGTCGAGGAGGCAGAGGGGCTGCTGGCGCGGATGGAGGCACGCCCGGACAGGGTCATCTGCATGGTGCTGCTCGCCGCGTGCCGGGCGCATGGCCGTGTCGATGTGGCTGAGAGAGTGGCTAGGTTGATGAGCGAGTATGGCATTGTATGA
- the LOC109763829 gene encoding digalactosyldiacylglycerol synthase 1, chloroplastic, which produces MASFGVDTRPAAAGEGALSFLSRSLREDLRLIRARAGELETFLSAPVPEPDLFARLRRAYNTTSSSSAASGIGRTRLDLSAIGKAFEAEVGRGWGAKTGWRWEDEDAAEWEPIRAVKARLRDLDRKRQDQASDVLHKVKLSLKSMSFAPEASEEVPPLDLNELLAYFLKQSGPLFDQLGIKRDVCDKLVESLCSKRKDHFAYDPLSTSESSSFRNDNTCDELDLRIASVLQSTGHHYEGGFWDDGQKYDVADKRHVAIVTTASLPWMTGTAVNPLFRAAYLAKSSKQYVTLMVPWLCKSDQELVYPNNMTFSSPEDQETYIRNWLEERVGFKTDFRISFYPGKFQKERRSIIPAGDTSQFIPSKEADIAILEEPEHLNWYHHGKRWTDKFNHVVGVVHTNYLEYIKREKNGAIQAFFVKHINNLVARAYCHKVLRLSGATQDLARSMICNVHGVNPKFLEVGERIAAERESGEQSMSKGAYFLGKMVWAKGYRELIDLLAKHKTDLDGFKLDVYGNGEDSVEVQSAAKKLDLNLNFHKGRDHADDSLHGYKVFVNPSISDVLCTATAEALAMGKFVVCADHPSNDFFRSFPNCLVYTTSEDFVAKVKEAMTRDPQPLTPEQRYNLSWEAATQRFMEHSELDKVLSSNGDCASTSGNSVDRRMKKSASLPNMSDIVDGGLAFAHYCFTGSELLRLSTGAVPGTLNYNKQHSVDMHLLPPQVQNPVYGW; this is translated from the exons ATGGCTAGCTTCGGCGTCGACACGCGCCCCGCCGCGGCGGGGGAGGGGGCGCTCTCCTTCCTCTCCCGGAGCCTGCGGGAGGACCTGCGCCTCATCCGCGCGCGCGCCGGGGAGCTCGAGACCTTCCTCAGCGCGCCGGTCCCGGAGCCCGACCTCTTCGCGCGCCTCCGGAGGGCCTACaacaccacctcctcctcctccgccgcctcggGGATCGGGAGGACGCGCCTGGACCTGTCGGCGATAGGGAAGGCGTTCGAGGCCGAGGTCGGGAGGGGGTGGGGGGCCAAGACCGGGTGGAGGTGGGAGGACGAGGACGCCGCCGAGTGGGAGCCCATACGGGCCGTCAAGGCGCGCCTCAGGGACCTCGACCGCAAGCGCCAGGACCAGGCCAGCGACGTGCTCCACAAGGTCAAGCTCAGCCTG AAATCGATGAGCTTTGCACCTGAAGCATCTGAG GAAGTTCCACCACTGGATTTAAACGAACTCCTTGCGTATTTTCTAAAGCAATCTGGACCATTGTTTGACCAACTTGGCATAAAAAGAG ATGTGTGTGACAAGTTGGTGGAGTCTCTATGCAGCAAGCGCAAGGATCACTTTGCATATGATCCGTTGTCAACTAGTGAATCATcttccttcagaaatgacaataCTTGTGATGAACTTGACCTAAGAATAGCTAGCGTCCTTCAGAGTACAGGGCATCATTATGAAGGTGGTTTTTGGGATGATGGGCAAAAATATGATGTAGCTGACAAGAGACACGTTGCCATTGTCACTACCGCCAGTCTTCCCTGGATGACGGGAACAGCTGTAAATCCTTTGTTTCGAGCTGCATACTTGGCTAAATCTTCCAAGCAATACGTAACCTTGATGGTGCCCTGGCTTTGCAAGTCAGACCAAGAGCTCGTCTATCCGAATAACATGACTTTTAGTTCTCCAGAAGACCAAGAAACTTATATAAGGAATTGGCTGGAGGAAAGAGTTGGATTTAAAACCGACTTCAGAATATCATTCTACCCTGGAAAG TTTCAGAAAGAAAGGAGAAGTATAATTCCTGCTGGGGATACTTCACAATTTATACCATCGAAGGAAGCTGACATTGCAATTCTGGAAGAGCCTGAGCACCTGAACTGGTACCATCATGGAAAGCGTTGGACTGATAAATTTAATCATGTTGTCGGTGTTGTGCATACAAATTACTTGGAGTATATCAAGAGAGAGAAGAATGGTGCTATTCAAGCTTTTTTTGTCAAGCACATTAACAACCTTGTTGCCAGAGCTTATTGCCATAAG GTTTTGCGACTATCTGGGGCTACTCAAGATCTAGCCAGATCCATGATCTGCAATGTACATGGTGTTAATCCCAAGTTTCTGGAGGTTGGGGAGAGAATAGCAGCAGAGAGGGAATCTGGCGAGCAGTCCATGTCCAAAGGAGCTTATTTTCTGGGGAAGATGGTCTGGGCCAAAGGCTACAGAGAACTGATAGATTTGCTTGCGAAGCACAAGACAGATTTGGACGGTTTCAAATTGGACGTCTATGGAAATGGTGAAGATTCAGTTGAAGTGCAATCAGCTGCCAAGAAGCTGGATTTGAATCTTAACTTCCATAAAGGCCGAGATCATGCAGACGATTCTCTTCATGG GTACAAGGTTTTTGTAAACCCGAGCATTAGTGATGTCCTCTGCACCGCCACTGCTGAGGCGCTAGCCATGGGCAAGTTTGTGGTCTGCGCAGATCACCCATCCAACGATTTCTTCAGATCATTCCCAAACTGCCTGGTGTACACAACGTCAGAGGATTTCGTTGCCAAAGTGAAGGAAGCAATGACCCGTGATCCCCAGCCCCTCACACCTGAGCAGCGGTACAACCTTTCGTGGGAGGCTGCGACCCAGAGGTTCATGGAACACTCGGAGCTGGACAAGGTCCTGAGCAGCAATGGTGATTGTGCCAGCACATCTGGAAACAGCGTCGACAGGAGGATGAAGAAATCAGCCTCGTTGCCAAACATGTCGGACATCGTGGATGGCGGCCTAGCATTTGCCCACTACTGCTTCACGGGCAGCGAGCTTCTCCGGCTGTCGACCGGGGCGGTGCCCGGGACCCTGAACTACAACAAGCAACATAGCGTGGACATGCACCTGCTGCCCCCTCAGGTACAGAATCCTGTATATGGCTGGTAA